One Paenibacillus riograndensis SBR5 DNA segment encodes these proteins:
- the hisF gene encoding imidazole glycerol phosphate synthase subunit HisF: MLAKRIIPCLDVKDGRVVKGVNFVNLRDAGDPVELAALYDREGADELVFLDISASVEGRATMVEVVRQTAGEIAIPFTVGGGISTAEDMKRILRAGADKIGINTAAVNNPQLILEGARRFGAQCIVVAMDAKYNEAWGEWEVYTHGGRKPTGIRALAWAKEAEKLGAGEILLTSMDADGTKDGFDLKLTAAVSDLLTIPVIASGGAGKMEHFYDVFTEGKADAGLAATIFHYKEIAIPDLKADLKQKGVEIR; this comes from the coding sequence ATGTTAGCCAAACGCATCATTCCCTGTCTGGATGTGAAGGACGGGCGGGTAGTCAAGGGCGTGAATTTTGTGAATCTGCGCGATGCCGGGGATCCGGTGGAGCTGGCGGCACTGTATGACCGGGAGGGCGCAGATGAGCTTGTGTTTCTCGATATTTCCGCTTCTGTCGAAGGCCGGGCCACGATGGTGGAAGTTGTGCGGCAGACCGCCGGTGAAATCGCCATTCCGTTCACAGTAGGCGGAGGGATCTCCACAGCGGAGGATATGAAGCGCATCCTGCGTGCCGGTGCGGACAAAATCGGCATCAATACCGCAGCTGTCAACAATCCGCAGCTCATTCTTGAAGGAGCTCGCCGTTTCGGCGCGCAGTGCATTGTAGTGGCGATGGATGCCAAATATAATGAGGCTTGGGGCGAATGGGAAGTATACACGCACGGCGGACGCAAGCCTACGGGAATCCGTGCGCTGGCCTGGGCCAAGGAGGCCGAGAAGCTGGGAGCGGGCGAAATTCTGCTGACCAGCATGGATGCGGACGGCACCAAGGACGGCTTCGATCTGAAGCTGACCGCAGCGGTCAGCGACCTGCTCACCATTCCTGTAATTGCCTCCGGGGGAGCGGGAAAGATGGAGCATTTTTATGATGTATTTACCGAAGGCAAAGCCGATGCGGGACTGGCGGCGACGATTTTTCACTATAAAGAGATTGCCATTCCTGATTTAAAAGCAGATCTGAAGCAAAAAGGGGTAGAGATCCGATGA
- the hisIE gene encoding bifunctional phosphoribosyl-AMP cyclohydrolase/phosphoribosyl-ATP diphosphatase HisIE — MSEAEQNKVLSQQEVLEGIRWNEAGLLPAVVQDADSLEVLMFAYMNKESLQLSLESGQTWFWSRSRGELWHKGGTSGNTQAITSIHYDCDSDTLLVKVVPEGPACHTGETSCFFRELPLSNPAAAKGAKGGPEAVSARPGLNDSARFAVLGELERVIAEREAERPEGAYTTYLFDKGVDKILKKVGEEASETIIAAKNKDNAELRLEVSDLIYHLLVLLQERKLPLDEIMDELSLRHERPRRD, encoded by the coding sequence ATGAGCGAAGCCGAACAAAACAAAGTCTTAAGCCAGCAAGAGGTGCTGGAGGGCATCCGCTGGAATGAAGCCGGACTGCTGCCTGCCGTAGTGCAGGATGCGGACAGCCTGGAAGTCTTAATGTTTGCCTATATGAACAAAGAATCGCTGCAGCTCTCGCTGGAGAGCGGGCAGACCTGGTTCTGGAGCCGTTCGCGCGGCGAGCTGTGGCATAAGGGAGGGACCTCGGGTAATACCCAGGCCATTACTTCGATTCATTATGACTGCGACAGCGATACGCTGCTGGTGAAGGTGGTACCGGAAGGGCCGGCATGTCATACAGGAGAAACCTCCTGTTTCTTCCGCGAGCTTCCGCTGAGCAATCCTGCAGCAGCAAAAGGGGCTAAGGGAGGCCCGGAAGCAGTCTCTGCCCGGCCAGGGCTGAACGACAGTGCGCGGTTTGCGGTACTGGGCGAGCTGGAACGAGTGATTGCCGAGCGGGAAGCTGAGCGTCCGGAAGGCGCCTATACGACCTACCTGTTCGACAAGGGGGTTGACAAGATTCTTAAAAAGGTAGGCGAAGAAGCTTCCGAAACGATCATCGCTGCCAAAAATAAAGATAATGCCGAGCTGCGCCTCGAGGTCAGCGACCTGATCTATCATCTGCTGGTGCTGCTGCAGGAGCGCAAGCTGCCGCTGGATGAGATTATGGATGAGCTGAGCCTCCGCCATGAACGGCCCCGCCGCGATTAG
- the hisJ gene encoding histidinol-phosphatase HisJ → MRIDYHTHHERCGHAVGTLEEYVQRGIELGLEQLGLSDHLPLIHVDPESYYPEMAMPLSELPRYVEECLNLKERYRGRIELRVGLEADYIEGYEEQIRELLSPYPWDYLIGSVHFLGEWDITDFRQTGGWEGRDVMEVYRRYYDAVRKSALSGLYDIIGHMDVIKRFGYGPQTQEGKAEVRALELEALKAIAGSGIAMELNASGLTKPCAEMFPAEHVLQQALELGIPLTLGSDAHDPLKLGDGLQEARSLLWRTGFRRLAVFEGRVRTLVPFEL, encoded by the coding sequence ATGCGTATTGATTATCATACCCACCATGAACGCTGCGGCCACGCGGTAGGGACATTAGAAGAATATGTTCAGCGGGGGATTGAACTGGGACTGGAGCAGCTCGGACTGTCGGACCACCTGCCGCTTATCCATGTGGACCCCGAGAGCTACTATCCTGAGATGGCTATGCCGCTGTCTGAGCTTCCCCGTTACGTTGAAGAATGTTTGAATCTGAAAGAACGCTATCGCGGGAGAATTGAGCTGCGGGTCGGGCTGGAAGCCGATTATATCGAAGGGTATGAGGAGCAAATCCGCGAGCTTTTGTCACCGTATCCGTGGGATTATCTGATCGGGTCGGTGCATTTTCTCGGAGAATGGGATATCACGGACTTTCGCCAGACCGGAGGCTGGGAAGGCCGGGATGTGATGGAGGTCTACCGCCGGTATTATGATGCGGTGCGGAAGTCGGCGTTATCGGGATTATATGATATTATAGGACATATGGATGTTATCAAACGGTTTGGCTACGGTCCACAGACACAGGAGGGCAAGGCCGAGGTGCGGGCACTGGAGCTGGAAGCGCTGAAGGCAATAGCCGGCAGCGGCATAGCGATGGAACTCAACGCTTCAGGGCTTACCAAGCCCTGCGCGGAGATGTTCCCCGCGGAGCATGTGCTCCAGCAGGCGCTGGAGCTGGGCATCCCGCTCACCCTTGGCTCTGACGCCCATGATCCCTTGAAGCTGGGAGACGGCCTGCAGGAAGCGCGCAGCCTGCTGTGGCGCACAGGGTTCCGCAGGCTGGCAGTGTTTGAGGGGCGTGTCCGCACATTGGTCCCGTTTGAACTATAA
- a CDS encoding ribose-phosphate diphosphokinase, with the protein MHQLRIFSGSSNPKLAADIAERLGAPLGQIKLTRFKSGEIYVHYEESIRNCDVFLVQSLAHPINELFVELLVMIDAAKRASARTVNIIVPYYGYARQERKSAPREPISAKMVADVLTTAGATRVITIDLHAAAIQGFFNIPVDHLTALDLISGYLKVKGLSDLVVVSPDAGRASMAEKLASRLDSPFAIMIKKRPAHNESVITHVIGDVEGRTPIIIEDLIDTGTTIVNVVEGLKERGARNSIVCATHGLFSGDALSRMVHPNIDEIVVTDSIALPDDHSSRFTVLSVAPMLAEATRIIIEGGSIDKLFIDAGI; encoded by the coding sequence ATGCATCAATTGCGTATTTTTTCCGGTTCGTCGAATCCGAAGCTGGCCGCAGATATTGCGGAGCGTCTGGGTGCCCCGCTGGGCCAGATTAAGCTGACCCGCTTCAAGAGCGGCGAGATTTATGTGCATTATGAAGAGAGCATCCGGAACTGTGACGTATTTTTGGTGCAATCCCTCGCCCATCCCATAAATGAGCTGTTCGTAGAGCTGCTGGTCATGATCGATGCCGCCAAACGCGCATCGGCGAGAACGGTTAATATTATCGTGCCTTATTACGGCTATGCCCGGCAGGAGCGGAAATCTGCGCCGCGCGAGCCGATTTCAGCCAAGATGGTGGCCGATGTGCTTACGACCGCAGGAGCCACCCGTGTGATTACGATTGATCTGCATGCGGCGGCGATTCAAGGCTTTTTCAACATTCCGGTGGATCACTTGACGGCACTTGATCTGATTAGCGGATATCTGAAGGTGAAGGGCTTATCCGACCTGGTGGTTGTGTCACCGGATGCGGGCCGTGCCTCCATGGCCGAGAAGCTGGCCAGCCGTCTGGATTCGCCGTTTGCCATTATGATCAAGAAACGCCCGGCTCACAACGAATCGGTAATTACGCATGTGATTGGCGATGTAGAAGGACGGACGCCCATCATTATCGAGGACCTGATTGATACGGGAACGACGATTGTGAATGTGGTGGAAGGCCTGAAGGAGCGGGGGGCCAGGAACAGCATCGTTTGTGCCACCCATGGTCTTTTTTCCGGAGACGCCTTGAGCCGTATGGTTCACCCTAATATAGATGAAATTGTCGTTACCGATTCTATTGCGCTGCCGGATGATCATTCCAGCCGCTTCACTGTGCTCTCCGTAGCGCCTATGCTGGCTGAAGCCACACGCATTATTATCGAAGGCGGTTCCATTGACAAGCTGTTCATAGACGCGGGAATTTAG
- a CDS encoding tetratricopeptide repeat protein, producing MIERTSENDVENGNVIPVTLDANFFFERAVRSLDRFQYDKALKNFRKAVEYEPENPVNHCNMAGILSEMGKYEASNDILTHVLEEVDPSMTECHFYMANNYANMESFEEAERSLVTYLQEDANGEFIAESEELMELLQYELNRPAPLVRIRSREGVVEHDRARSLLEEGKFPQAVTLLEEIVQNIPDFLAAHNNLALAYFYMGRFAKAKECLDEVLAQDPGNLHALCNMAIFLQYAGDREQLAGLVGMLEATVPFHQEHVFKMATTMGILGKHRTAYGHFRRLLKDEEVGGDASLYHYCAAAASNSGFVSEAVRCWQMAAKLDPESAVPKFFLSQLQLAQAEGRPLPPVSYNYQLPFQEQLKQWKNNMDSFSEEVRNNPLLRASFFWALRYGDASTKLQVTEALRWIGDDELSEVLKGAGGQEPLQESALLGLQRLIGGRPEESAIQNAVQEPAVPGYKGLPEWKEDWQRVIDQTAAVMDRRYDAVLKKDAELLWKQFISRLYPDVPLFRHTAGWCAALEYLTAKLHGYPLTYREAAQCYSVSVSMVSRYARRIHQVCGFPQDGAAGDVLPPFTENI from the coding sequence ATGATTGAGAGAACTTCAGAGAATGACGTGGAGAATGGCAACGTGATTCCCGTTACTCTGGATGCCAATTTTTTCTTTGAAAGAGCCGTACGGTCATTGGACCGCTTTCAATATGATAAGGCATTGAAGAATTTTCGCAAAGCTGTTGAATATGAACCGGAAAACCCGGTGAATCATTGCAATATGGCGGGTATATTATCCGAGATGGGCAAATATGAGGCTTCCAACGACATTTTGACCCATGTTTTGGAGGAAGTTGACCCCTCTATGACGGAATGCCACTTCTATATGGCTAATAACTATGCAAATATGGAAAGCTTTGAAGAGGCCGAGCGCAGTCTGGTCACCTATCTTCAGGAGGATGCGAACGGAGAGTTCATAGCCGAGTCTGAAGAACTGATGGAGCTGCTGCAATATGAGCTGAACCGTCCGGCTCCGCTGGTCCGGATCCGCAGCCGGGAAGGTGTAGTGGAGCACGACAGAGCACGCAGCCTGCTCGAGGAAGGAAAGTTTCCGCAAGCAGTCACGCTGCTTGAAGAAATTGTGCAGAACATCCCCGATTTCCTCGCGGCGCATAACAATCTGGCTCTTGCCTATTTCTACATGGGCCGCTTTGCCAAAGCCAAGGAATGCCTTGACGAAGTGCTTGCGCAAGACCCGGGCAATCTCCATGCACTATGCAACATGGCTATTTTCCTGCAGTATGCGGGCGACCGGGAGCAGCTGGCGGGGCTGGTGGGCATGCTGGAAGCCACAGTGCCTTTTCACCAGGAGCATGTATTCAAAATGGCTACAACGATGGGGATTCTGGGCAAGCACAGAACGGCCTACGGACACTTCCGCCGCCTGTTGAAGGATGAAGAGGTCGGTGGTGATGCCAGCTTGTACCATTACTGCGCGGCGGCGGCAAGCAACAGCGGATTTGTGAGCGAGGCGGTACGCTGCTGGCAGATGGCCGCGAAGCTGGACCCTGAGTCGGCAGTACCGAAGTTTTTCCTGTCCCAGCTACAGCTGGCACAGGCCGAGGGCCGGCCGCTGCCTCCGGTAAGCTATAATTATCAGCTGCCTTTTCAGGAGCAGCTCAAGCAGTGGAAGAACAACATGGACAGCTTCTCGGAAGAGGTGCGGAATAATCCGCTGCTGCGCGCTTCGTTCTTCTGGGCGCTGCGTTACGGCGATGCAAGTACGAAGCTTCAGGTGACAGAGGCGCTCCGCTGGATCGGGGACGATGAACTGTCCGAGGTGCTTAAGGGAGCCGGGGGGCAGGAGCCGCTTCAGGAGAGTGCGCTTCTCGGCCTGCAGCGGCTGATCGGGGGCAGGCCTGAGGAGAGCGCGATCCAGAATGCCGTTCAGGAACCGGCTGTGCCAGGGTATAAGGGACTGCCGGAATGGAAAGAGGACTGGCAGCGGGTTATTGACCAGACAGCTGCCGTGATGGACCGGCGTTATGATGCCGTTCTGAAGAAGGATGCCGAGCTCCTCTGGAAGCAGTTCATCAGCCGTCTCTACCCGGATGTCCCCTTGTTTAGGCATACTGCCGGCTGGTGTGCGGCTCTGGAATATTTAACCGCCAAGCTGCACGGCTATCCGCTTACCTATCGTGAGGCTGCCCAGTGCTACAGCGTTTCGGTTTCCATGGTAAGCCGGTACGCGCGGCGTATTCATCAAGTATGCGGGTTCCCGCAGGACGGGGCGGCAGGCGACGTTTTGCCGCCTTTTACGGAAAATATCTGA
- the trxB gene encoding thioredoxin-disulfide reductase produces the protein MYKTIVIGTGPAGLTAAIYLARANLSPLVIEGLQPGGQLTTTTEVENFPGFPDGILGPDLMDNMRKQAERFGAQFKNGWVEAVDFSQRPFKITVDGLGVLEAETVIISTGASARYLGIPGEQDNVGRGVSTCATCDGFFFRGKKIVVVGGGDSAMEEASFLTRFASSVTLVHRRSELRASKIMQDRVRENSKVAWALNRTPLEVAIGDTGVKGLKVRNNETGAEELVEADGVFVAIGHTPNTAFLGGQITTDANGYIVVNPGTTETNIPGVFACGDVQDTRYRQAISAAGTGCMAAMDAEKYLEGSMVHDWSETLDK, from the coding sequence ATGTACAAAACCATTGTAATCGGAACAGGCCCGGCAGGACTGACTGCCGCGATTTACCTGGCACGTGCCAATCTCAGCCCCCTTGTTATTGAAGGCCTGCAGCCGGGAGGACAATTGACTACAACGACAGAGGTAGAGAACTTCCCTGGTTTTCCTGACGGCATCCTGGGTCCGGATCTGATGGATAACATGCGCAAGCAGGCAGAGCGCTTTGGGGCTCAATTTAAGAATGGCTGGGTGGAGGCTGTGGACTTCTCACAGCGCCCGTTCAAGATAACCGTGGATGGCTTGGGTGTGCTGGAAGCAGAGACCGTAATTATTTCGACCGGGGCTTCGGCGAGGTACCTGGGCATCCCCGGAGAGCAGGACAATGTCGGACGCGGGGTCAGCACCTGCGCTACTTGCGACGGGTTCTTCTTCCGCGGCAAAAAGATTGTAGTGGTTGGCGGCGGCGACTCCGCCATGGAGGAAGCAAGCTTCCTGACGCGGTTCGCTTCCAGCGTGACCCTGGTCCACCGCCGTTCGGAGCTGCGCGCTTCGAAGATCATGCAAGACCGCGTGCGGGAGAACAGCAAGGTGGCCTGGGCACTGAACCGCACGCCGCTTGAAGTCGCCATCGGGGATACCGGGGTGAAGGGACTGAAGGTCCGCAACAATGAGACGGGGGCTGAAGAGCTTGTGGAAGCGGATGGCGTATTTGTCGCTATCGGCCATACACCGAACACGGCCTTCCTGGGCGGGCAGATCACTACCGATGCTAACGGCTATATCGTGGTGAATCCGGGTACAACAGAAACCAACATTCCGGGCGTGTTTGCTTGCGGCGATGTGCAGGACACCCGTTACCGCCAGGCGATCTCGGCTGCCGGGACCGGCTGCATGGCCGCCATGGATGCCGAGAAATATCTGGAAGGCTCGATGGTGCATGACTGGAGCGAAACGCTGGATAAGTAA
- the thiC gene encoding phosphomethylpyrimidine synthase ThiC, whose product MSDSVKKEEVNLSGFPASRKVYVEGSRPDIQVPMREICLSRTEGVAGDSDNAPLRVYDTSGIYTDDGQETDIRKGLPPHRLCWIAERGDSEEYAGRAVQPGDNGRTVDGLPEEGYSGLKRRPLRAREGRNVTQLHYARQGIITPEMEYIAIRENTRPEFVRDEVAAGRAIIPSNLNHPESEPMIIGRNFLVKINANIGNSAVSSSIDEEVEKMRWATRWGADTIMDLSTGAKIHATREWIIRNSPVPIGTVPIYQALEKVKGIAEDLTWELYRDTLIEQAEQGVDYFTIHAGVLKRYIPLTAGRMTGIVSRGGSIMAAWCLAHDQENFLYTHFEEICEIMKTYDVAFSLGDGLRPGSIADANDEAQFAELETLGELTALAWKHDVQVMVEGPGHVPMHRIKENMDKQLELCREAPFYTLGPLTTDIAPGYDHITSAIGAAMIGWFGTAMLCYVTPKEHLGLPNKNDVREGVITYKIAAHAADLAKGHPGAQDRDNALSKARFEFRWRDQFHLSLDPERALEYHDETLPAEGAKTAHFCSMCGPKFCSMRISHDIRNSSRLSRML is encoded by the coding sequence ATGTCAGATTCAGTAAAGAAGGAAGAGGTTAACCTTTCAGGATTCCCCGCGAGCCGCAAGGTGTATGTAGAGGGCTCACGCCCGGATATTCAAGTGCCGATGCGTGAAATCTGTCTCAGCCGGACTGAGGGCGTGGCGGGAGATTCGGACAATGCGCCGCTGCGTGTCTATGATACCAGCGGGATTTATACGGACGACGGACAAGAGACCGATATCCGCAAGGGGCTTCCGCCGCACCGGTTATGCTGGATTGCGGAACGCGGAGATTCAGAAGAATACGCCGGGAGAGCCGTGCAGCCCGGGGATAACGGAAGAACTGTGGACGGGTTGCCGGAAGAAGGCTATTCCGGCTTGAAGCGGCGTCCGTTAAGAGCGCGTGAGGGCCGCAATGTCACCCAGCTGCACTATGCGCGGCAGGGGATCATTACACCGGAGATGGAGTATATCGCCATCCGTGAGAACACCCGGCCTGAATTCGTAAGGGACGAGGTCGCGGCAGGCCGGGCGATTATCCCGTCCAATCTCAACCATCCCGAGAGTGAGCCGATGATCATCGGGCGTAATTTCCTGGTCAAGATCAATGCGAACATTGGAAATTCTGCCGTATCTTCATCTATCGATGAAGAAGTGGAGAAGATGAGGTGGGCAACACGCTGGGGGGCCGACACGATTATGGACCTCTCCACCGGTGCAAAAATCCATGCCACCCGCGAATGGATTATCCGCAACTCGCCGGTTCCAATCGGTACAGTGCCCATCTACCAGGCGCTGGAGAAGGTAAAAGGAATCGCTGAGGATTTGACCTGGGAGCTGTACCGCGACACGCTCATTGAACAGGCGGAGCAAGGTGTGGATTACTTCACCATTCATGCCGGGGTGCTGAAGCGCTATATTCCCCTTACGGCCGGCAGAATGACGGGAATTGTCTCACGGGGGGGTTCCATTATGGCGGCCTGGTGCCTTGCCCATGATCAGGAGAACTTTTTATATACGCATTTTGAGGAGATTTGCGAGATTATGAAAACTTATGATGTCGCCTTTTCCCTGGGAGACGGACTCCGCCCGGGCTCCATCGCCGATGCCAATGATGAGGCCCAGTTTGCTGAACTGGAGACGCTGGGGGAGCTGACGGCGCTGGCCTGGAAGCATGACGTTCAGGTGATGGTGGAAGGTCCAGGCCATGTGCCGATGCACAGGATCAAGGAGAATATGGATAAGCAGCTGGAGCTTTGCCGGGAAGCGCCTTTTTACACACTCGGTCCGCTGACCACGGATATTGCCCCCGGCTATGACCATATTACATCGGCAATCGGTGCGGCAATGATCGGCTGGTTCGGGACAGCGATGCTCTGCTACGTTACCCCGAAGGAGCATCTGGGCCTGCCGAACAAGAACGATGTGCGCGAAGGTGTCATTACTTACAAAATCGCTGCACATGCCGCTGACTTGGCCAAGGGGCATCCGGGCGCGCAGGATCGGGACAACGCACTCTCCAAGGCGCGGTTCGAGTTCCGGTGGCGAGACCAGTTCCACTTGTCGCTGGACCCGGAACGCGCGCTGGAGTACCATGATGAGACGCTTCCGGCGGAAGGCGCCAAAACAGCGCATTTCTGCTCGATGTGCGGCCCCAAATTTTGCAGCATGCGGATCTCGCACGATATCCGCAATTCGTCCAGGCTGAGCAGAATGCTATAA
- a CDS encoding DUF1858 domain-containing protein, which translates to MSKGLNMDESIFELVSRYPEVVDIMVELGFRDITKPGMLQTAGRFMTLSKGITMKKMNREIVRQAFERHGFEIM; encoded by the coding sequence ATGAGCAAAGGCCTTAACATGGATGAGTCCATATTTGAGCTGGTCAGCCGTTATCCGGAGGTCGTAGATATTATGGTGGAGCTGGGGTTCCGCGATATCACCAAGCCAGGCATGCTGCAGACGGCAGGCCGGTTCATGACCCTGTCCAAAGGAATCACAATGAAGAAAATGAATCGCGAAATCGTCCGGCAAGCTTTTGAACGCCATGGCTTCGAGATTATGTGA
- a CDS encoding DUF438 domain-containing protein encodes MSELINNREVDVPEQTRRQAMLREIIKELHAGKSVEEVKARFAEAVGDVTVAEISAMEHSLMTEEGIPVEEVQRLCSVHTAIFKGSIQEIHRSNKPEEQPGHPVHTFKLENREIERLVNFRLQLHTDKFLRSGTEEMRFKLLEDLSLLLDLDKHYSRKENLLFPYLEKYGIYGPTKVMWGVDDGIRSMIKQAKAALSSYNGEAEELGALLANIIQEVNEMIFKEENILLPMALDKLTEDEWVKIARESDEIGFCLAAPEQEWIPERAPEPEGAAAPAQEGGVAPQGFIRFETGLLSLHQLETVLNHLPVDLTFIDENDVVRYFSHGKERIFARTKAVIGRTVQNCHPPQSVHVVEKLLADFKAGRKDAEDFWIAIKDKFIYIRYFAVRDEAGKYMGTLEFTQNIAPIRALEGQKRILSE; translated from the coding sequence ATGAGCGAACTGATTAACAACCGGGAAGTGGATGTTCCCGAGCAGACACGCCGCCAAGCCATGCTTAGGGAAATTATCAAGGAGCTGCATGCCGGAAAAAGTGTGGAGGAAGTCAAGGCGCGTTTTGCAGAAGCGGTAGGCGATGTTACGGTAGCGGAAATTTCGGCTATGGAGCATTCACTGATGACGGAAGAGGGGATTCCTGTAGAGGAGGTGCAGCGCCTGTGCTCTGTGCACACGGCCATTTTCAAAGGGTCGATCCAGGAGATTCACCGGTCCAATAAACCGGAGGAACAGCCGGGGCATCCCGTACACACCTTCAAGCTGGAGAACCGCGAGATTGAACGTCTTGTGAACTTCCGCCTCCAGCTTCATACCGATAAATTCCTAAGAAGCGGCACGGAAGAGATGAGGTTCAAGCTGCTGGAGGATCTGAGCCTGCTGCTCGATCTCGACAAGCACTACAGCCGCAAAGAGAATCTGCTGTTTCCCTATCTTGAGAAATACGGCATCTATGGTCCCACCAAGGTGATGTGGGGAGTGGATGACGGTATCCGCAGCATGATTAAGCAGGCCAAAGCCGCGCTCAGTTCTTACAACGGGGAAGCCGAGGAGCTTGGTGCTCTGCTGGCGAACATTATTCAGGAAGTAAATGAAATGATTTTTAAGGAAGAAAACATCCTGCTGCCGATGGCGCTCGACAAACTGACTGAGGATGAATGGGTCAAAATCGCCCGCGAAAGCGATGAAATTGGCTTCTGCCTGGCTGCGCCCGAGCAGGAATGGATTCCTGAGCGTGCCCCGGAACCGGAAGGCGCTGCAGCGCCAGCGCAGGAGGGAGGAGTGGCTCCTCAGGGCTTTATCCGCTTCGAAACGGGTCTGTTGTCGCTGCATCAGCTGGAAACAGTGCTGAACCATTTGCCGGTCGACCTGACGTTTATTGACGAAAATGACGTAGTCCGCTACTTCTCGCATGGTAAAGAGCGTATTTTTGCCCGCACCAAGGCGGTCATTGGACGCACGGTGCAGAACTGCCATCCGCCGCAAAGCGTGCACGTGGTAGAAAAGCTATTGGCCGATTTCAAGGCAGGCCGCAAGGATGCTGAGGATTTCTGGATTGCCATCAAAGATAAATTTATCTACATCCGTTATTTCGCTGTCCGTGATGAAGCGGGAAAATACATGGGCACGCTTGAATTCACCCAGAATATCGCGCCGATCCGCGCACTGGAGGGGCAAAAACGGATTTTGTCGGAATAG
- a CDS encoding ROK family glucokinase, producing the protein MSESIYVGVDLGGTTIKVGICNAEGNLLHTYEGPTGTADGVDAVIDNIEKYVRQIVEDSPYSWDQLAGVGAGLAGFTNIREGIIILAPNIGFRDVPIRSILEGRLNKPVKIDNDANVAALGEAWSGAGRGVENCVCYTLGTGVGGGIIINGKVYQGFAGLAGELGHISVVPDLEAIQCGCGNMGCLETVSSATGIIRMANDAVSRGDRTSLSMVEKIAAKEVFDAAKAGDEVALRIVNRAAFYLGKSMAAVAAVLNPEVFIVGGGVSKAGDILFDEVRRVFAKLAPAPLQTGVTIVPAELGNDAGIIGAAGLLLRS; encoded by the coding sequence ATGTCTGAAAGTATCTACGTTGGCGTTGACTTAGGTGGAACCACGATTAAGGTTGGAATCTGCAATGCCGAAGGGAACCTGCTGCATACCTATGAGGGGCCTACGGGGACTGCGGATGGCGTCGATGCCGTCATCGATAATATCGAAAAGTATGTGCGTCAGATTGTGGAGGACTCCCCGTACTCTTGGGATCAGCTTGCCGGTGTAGGAGCGGGCCTGGCCGGGTTTACGAATATTCGTGAAGGAATTATCATCCTTGCGCCTAACATAGGTTTTAGAGATGTGCCGATCCGATCCATTCTGGAAGGTCGTTTGAACAAGCCAGTCAAAATAGACAATGACGCCAATGTGGCTGCGCTGGGCGAGGCCTGGAGCGGCGCGGGACGCGGTGTGGAGAACTGCGTGTGCTACACGCTGGGCACCGGTGTCGGCGGCGGAATTATTATTAACGGCAAGGTGTATCAAGGGTTTGCAGGACTTGCCGGCGAGCTAGGGCATATTTCTGTAGTGCCTGACCTGGAAGCTATTCAATGCGGCTGCGGCAATATGGGCTGCCTGGAAACGGTTTCCTCTGCTACGGGTATTATCCGCATGGCTAATGATGCTGTAAGCCGCGGCGACCGCACCTCGCTGTCCATGGTAGAGAAGATTGCAGCCAAAGAGGTATTTGATGCGGCTAAGGCCGGAGACGAAGTGGCTCTGCGGATTGTGAACCGTGCTGCGTTCTATCTGGGCAAATCCATGGCTGCTGTTGCAGCGGTGCTGAATCCCGAAGTGTTTATCGTCGGCGGCGGTGTCTCCAAAGCCGGAGACATTCTCTTTGACGAGGTCCGCCGCGTGTTCGCCAAGCTGGCTCCGGCCCCGCTGCAGACCGGTGTGACAATCGTGCCTGCCGAGCTGGGAAATGATGCGGGTATTATCGGTGCCGCAGGTCTTTTGCTGCGTTCTTAA